In the Dryobates pubescens isolate bDryPub1 chromosome 30, bDryPub1.pri, whole genome shotgun sequence genome, one interval contains:
- the UBE2D1 gene encoding ubiquitin-conjugating enzyme E2 D1 isoform X2, with translation MLENPTLCICKEKLLLKPDSAYQGGVFFLTVHFPTDYPFKPPKIAFTTKIYHPNINSNGSICLDILRSQWSPALTVSKVLLSICSLLCDPNPDDPLVPDIAQIYKSDKEKYNRHAREWTQKYAM, from the exons ATGTTGGAAAATCCTACTCTTTGCATCTGCAAAGAGAAACTACTTCTTAAG cctgaCAGTGCATACCAAGGGGGagtttttttcctcacagtaCACTTTCCAACAGACTACCCTTTCAAACCACCAAAA ATTGCTTTTACAACAAAAATCTACCACCCAAACATAAACAGCAATGGAAGTATTTGCCTTGACATCCTGAGATCGCAGTGGTCACCAGCTCTGACGGTATCTAAAG TTTTATTGTCCATATGCTCCTTACTTTGTGATCCTAATCCAGATGACCCACTAGTACCGGATATTGCACAGATCTACAAGTCAGACAAGGAAAA ATACAACAGACATGCGAGAGAATGGACTCAGAAATATGCAATGTAA
- the CISD1 gene encoding CDGSH iron-sulfur domain-containing protein 1, giving the protein MGLGQNSAVRGEWIAAVSLAAGAAAVGYLAYKKFLSKDKCCKAMVNPHIQKDNPKVVHAFDMEDLGDKAVYCRCWRSKKFPLCDGSHTKHNEETGDNVGPLIIKRKEA; this is encoded by the exons atggggctggggcagaacTCTGCTGTGCGGG GTGAATGGATTGCTGCAGTCTCcttagctgctggagcagctgctgttggGTATCTAGCTTACAAAAAATTCCTCTCTAAAGACAAGTGCTGCAAAGCAATGGTGAATCCCCACATCCAGAAGGATAATCCCAAGGTAGTCCATGCATTTGATATGGAAGATCTGGGAGACAAGGCTGTGTACTGTCGTTGTTGGAGATCTAAGAAG ttcCCACTGTGTGATGGGTCTCACACAAAGCACAACGAGGAAACCGGCGACAATGTTGGGCCTCTGATCATCAAGAGGAAGGAGGCGTAG
- the UBE2D1 gene encoding ubiquitin-conjugating enzyme E2 D1 isoform X1, whose amino-acid sequence MALKRIQKELSDLQRDPPAHCSAGPVGDDLFHWQATIMGPPDSAYQGGVFFLTVHFPTDYPFKPPKIAFTTKIYHPNINSNGSICLDILRSQWSPALTVSKVLLSICSLLCDPNPDDPLVPDIAQIYKSDKEKYNRHAREWTQKYAM is encoded by the exons ATGGCGCTGAAGCGGATACAGAAA GAACTGAGTGATCTGCAACGAGACCCCCCGGCCCACTGTTCCGCCGGCCCCGTTGGAGATGATT TGTTCCACTGGCAAGCCACAATTATGGGACCT cctgaCAGTGCATACCAAGGGGGagtttttttcctcacagtaCACTTTCCAACAGACTACCCTTTCAAACCACCAAAA ATTGCTTTTACAACAAAAATCTACCACCCAAACATAAACAGCAATGGAAGTATTTGCCTTGACATCCTGAGATCGCAGTGGTCACCAGCTCTGACGGTATCTAAAG TTTTATTGTCCATATGCTCCTTACTTTGTGATCCTAATCCAGATGACCCACTAGTACCGGATATTGCACAGATCTACAAGTCAGACAAGGAAAA ATACAACAGACATGCGAGAGAATGGACTCAGAAATATGCAATGTAA